From the genome of Bradyrhizobium elkanii USDA 76, one region includes:
- a CDS encoding efflux RND transporter permease subunit, with product MNLGRLSINQPILAMVLSIVLLIVGAIAYPTLPVSEYPQVVPPTVVVTTQYPGASAQTVSDTVAAPIEQEINGVEDMLYLYSQATSNGQLTITATFKLGTDLDKAQVLVQNRVAIAQPRLPEEVQRNGVTTRKNSPDILMVVFMLSPDDTFDQLYISNYALLQVRDQLLRLDGVGDIQMFGARDYSMRLWLDPDRIANLGLTSTEVLAAIRAQNLQIAGGQIAEPPIADRAFQPNLVFTGRLKDIRQFEDIVVKAGSDGRTVRLRDVARVELGALSYATNSFLLRKSAVALLVTQRPGSNALATAKSISDTMERMKASFPKGLDYNIGYNPTEFIAQSVHELIKTIYEAMALVVIVVLVFLQGWRPAIIPIIAIPVSLVGTFAVMAALGFSINNLTLFGLVLAVGIVVDDAIVVVENVERHLEHGMSRRDAALKTMEEVGGALVSIALVLCAVFVPTAFLGGISGQFFQQFAVTIAVATAISCFCSLTLSPALASQILVPHEEKRPPARWNIIARGWDSFTALFNRVFDRLAHGYASVADFVIRHTVVMLALYLVLIGSAGWLLATTSQGFIPAQDRGYVIISAQLPGAASLARTTAVVREIERIALDTPGIVRVAAFAGFSGATRTQQGNAAALFPVFDEPEARLKKGLTANAITAELRKRLSVIQGAFIIVIPPPAVPGIGTGGGFTIRVQDRQGRGPELLASATDELVTAARKSPSLTSVFSPFTANTPQLFVDIDRVKAQKLGVPIANINDTIQTYFGSTYVNDFNLFGRTYHVTAQADLPFRKDSPDLARLRTRNVAGDMVMLGSIVDFKDVSGPDRVARYNLYSASELQGEPAPGVSSTTALNTIKQLADQTLPSGFSFEWTDLSYQQVTGANAGLYVFPICVLFVYLVLAAQYGSWTLPFAVILIVPMCLFAATIGVRIMGQDVNILTQIGFVVLVGLAAKNAILIVEFARDIELEGRSRLDAVIEACRLRLRPILMTSFAFILGVLPLVVSTGSGSEMRQAVGVAVFFGMLGVTLFGLVFTPIFYMVVRNLAEGKNEGKPAEPKATVAG from the coding sequence ATGAATCTCGGCAGGCTCTCCATCAACCAGCCCATCCTCGCGATGGTGCTGTCGATCGTGCTGCTGATCGTCGGCGCGATCGCCTATCCGACGCTGCCGGTCTCGGAATATCCGCAAGTGGTGCCGCCGACCGTCGTCGTCACCACGCAATATCCGGGCGCCTCGGCGCAAACCGTGTCCGACACTGTCGCCGCTCCGATCGAGCAGGAGATCAACGGCGTCGAGGACATGCTGTATCTCTACAGCCAGGCGACGTCGAACGGCCAGCTCACCATCACCGCGACCTTCAAGCTCGGCACCGACCTCGACAAGGCTCAGGTGCTGGTGCAGAACCGCGTCGCGATCGCGCAGCCGCGGCTGCCCGAAGAGGTGCAGCGCAACGGCGTGACCACGCGCAAGAACTCGCCCGACATCCTGATGGTCGTGTTCATGCTGTCGCCCGACGACACGTTCGACCAGCTCTACATCTCCAACTACGCGCTGCTGCAGGTCCGCGACCAGCTGTTGCGGCTCGATGGCGTCGGCGACATCCAGATGTTCGGCGCGCGCGATTACTCGATGCGGCTGTGGCTCGATCCCGACCGGATCGCCAATCTCGGTCTGACCTCGACCGAGGTGCTGGCGGCGATCCGGGCGCAGAACCTGCAGATCGCCGGGGGACAGATCGCCGAGCCGCCGATCGCCGATCGCGCATTCCAGCCGAACCTCGTCTTCACCGGCCGCCTCAAGGACATCAGGCAGTTCGAGGACATCGTGGTGAAGGCCGGCTCCGACGGCCGCACGGTACGTCTGCGCGACGTCGCCCGCGTCGAGCTCGGCGCGCTGTCCTACGCCACCAACAGCTTCCTGCTGCGCAAATCCGCCGTCGCGCTGCTGGTGACGCAACGGCCCGGATCGAACGCGCTCGCCACCGCCAAGAGCATCTCCGACACGATGGAGCGGATGAAGGCGAGTTTCCCGAAGGGGCTCGACTACAATATCGGCTACAACCCGACCGAATTCATCGCCCAGTCGGTCCACGAGCTGATCAAGACGATCTACGAGGCGATGGCGCTCGTCGTCATCGTGGTGCTGGTGTTCCTGCAGGGATGGCGGCCCGCGATCATCCCGATCATCGCGATCCCGGTGTCGCTGGTCGGCACCTTCGCGGTGATGGCCGCGCTCGGCTTCTCGATCAACAATCTGACGCTGTTCGGCCTGGTGCTCGCGGTCGGCATCGTGGTCGACGACGCCATCGTGGTGGTCGAGAATGTCGAGCGACATCTCGAGCACGGCATGAGCAGGCGCGACGCTGCGCTCAAGACCATGGAGGAGGTCGGCGGCGCGCTGGTCTCGATCGCGCTCGTGCTGTGCGCGGTGTTCGTGCCGACCGCCTTCCTCGGCGGCATTTCCGGGCAGTTCTTCCAGCAATTCGCGGTGACGATCGCGGTCGCGACCGCGATCTCCTGCTTCTGCTCGCTGACGCTGTCGCCGGCGCTGGCCTCGCAGATCCTGGTGCCGCATGAGGAGAAACGCCCGCCGGCGCGCTGGAACATCATCGCGCGCGGCTGGGATAGTTTCACCGCGCTGTTCAACCGCGTGTTCGACCGGCTCGCGCACGGCTATGCATCGGTGGCCGACTTCGTGATCCGGCATACGGTGGTGATGCTTGCGCTCTACCTCGTGCTGATCGGCAGCGCCGGCTGGCTGCTCGCGACCACCTCGCAGGGCTTCATTCCGGCGCAGGATCGCGGCTACGTCATCATCTCGGCGCAGCTGCCGGGCGCCGCGTCGCTGGCGCGGACCACCGCTGTTGTGCGCGAGATCGAGCGGATTGCGCTGGATACGCCGGGCATCGTTCGCGTCGCGGCTTTCGCCGGCTTCTCCGGTGCGACGCGCACGCAGCAGGGCAACGCCGCGGCGCTGTTTCCGGTATTCGACGAGCCGGAGGCGCGCCTGAAGAAGGGGCTGACGGCGAACGCGATCACGGCCGAATTGCGCAAGCGTCTGTCGGTGATCCAGGGCGCCTTCATCATCGTCATTCCGCCGCCGGCCGTGCCCGGTATCGGCACCGGTGGTGGCTTCACCATCCGTGTCCAGGATCGCCAGGGACGCGGACCCGAACTGCTGGCTTCCGCGACCGATGAACTGGTGACAGCCGCGCGCAAGTCGCCGTCTCTCACGTCGGTGTTCTCGCCGTTCACCGCGAACACGCCGCAGCTGTTCGTCGACATTGATCGCGTCAAAGCGCAGAAGCTTGGGGTGCCGATCGCCAACATCAATGACACGATCCAGACCTATTTTGGTTCGACCTATGTCAACGACTTCAACCTGTTCGGCCGCACCTATCACGTTACCGCGCAAGCCGATCTGCCGTTCCGGAAAGACAGCCCCGATCTCGCAAGGCTGCGCACCCGCAACGTCGCCGGCGACATGGTGATGCTCGGCAGCATCGTGGACTTCAAGGACGTCTCGGGACCCGACCGCGTCGCGCGCTACAATCTGTACTCGGCGTCCGAACTGCAGGGTGAACCGGCACCGGGCGTGAGCTCGACGACGGCGCTCAACACCATCAAGCAGCTCGCCGACCAGACATTGCCGAGCGGCTTTTCCTTCGAGTGGACCGACCTGTCCTACCAGCAGGTCACCGGCGCCAATGCCGGCCTCTACGTGTTCCCGATCTGCGTGCTGTTCGTCTATCTGGTGCTGGCCGCGCAATATGGCAGCTGGACCTTGCCGTTCGCGGTGATCCTGATCGTGCCGATGTGCCTGTTCGCGGCCACGATCGGCGTGCGCATCATGGGCCAGGACGTCAACATCCTGACCCAGATCGGCTTCGTGGTGCTGGTGGGGCTGGCCGCCAAGAACGCGATCCTGATCGTCGAGTTCGCGCGCGACATCGAGCTCGAGGGCCGATCGCGGCTGGACGCGGTGATCGAGGCCTGCCGGCTCCGTCTGCGGCCGATCCTGATGACCTCGTTCGCCTTCATCCTCGGCGTGCTGCCGCTGGTGGTGTCGACCGGTTCGGGCTCGGAGATGCGGCAGGCGGTCGGCGTTGCCGTGTTCTTCGGCATGCTCGGCGTCACCCTGTTCGGCCTGGTCTTCACGCCGATCTTCTACATGGTGGTGCGCAACCTCGCGGAGGGAAAGAACGAGGGCAAGCCCGCGGAGCCCAAGGCAACTGTGGCGGGGTGA
- a CDS encoding efflux RND transporter periplasmic adaptor subunit: MAGVERHLLRRHASRGLSLRPWLALAPIGLLAALALGGCDNKSAQSQAAPPPPPVTVAQPVKRTVTDWDEFTGRFEAIEEVQVRARVGGFVNSVEFKDGAIVHAGDLLYIIDPRPFEAVVLQAEGQLADARAKGELAKRDLERGLNLVQTSAVSEQVVDQRRQALQAARAAETQAEGTLKAAQLNVEFTHVLAPITGRVSRHLVTPGNLVQGSEGGATLLTSIVSLDPIYIYFDVDEATYQRNSKLWFEGRRPSSRDTANPVQIALTGETKPSHEGKMDFLDNRLDVSTATLRSRAVVPNKDLSVLPGQFGRVRIIGSSPYEALLIPDSAVATDQSRKIVFVVKDDNTVEARAVTLGPLDDGLRVVREGLKAEDHVIVDGLQRARVGAKVTPKMAQAPADSKPAAGDKPAAADKPAAGAKP, encoded by the coding sequence ATGGCCGGCGTCGAGCGTCATTTGCTTCGCCGCCATGCCTCACGCGGCCTGTCGCTCAGGCCTTGGCTCGCCCTTGCGCCGATCGGGCTGCTGGCGGCGCTGGCGCTCGGCGGCTGCGACAACAAGAGCGCGCAATCGCAGGCCGCGCCTCCGCCGCCGCCCGTGACCGTCGCGCAGCCGGTCAAGCGCACGGTCACCGACTGGGACGAGTTCACCGGCCGCTTCGAGGCGATCGAGGAGGTCCAGGTCCGCGCCCGTGTCGGCGGCTTCGTCAACAGCGTCGAGTTCAAGGACGGTGCGATCGTCCACGCCGGCGATCTGCTCTACATCATCGATCCGCGGCCGTTCGAGGCGGTCGTGCTGCAGGCCGAGGGCCAGCTCGCCGACGCACGGGCCAAGGGCGAGCTTGCCAAGCGCGATCTCGAGCGCGGGCTGAACCTCGTGCAGACCAGCGCGGTCTCCGAGCAGGTCGTCGACCAGCGCCGCCAGGCGTTGCAGGCGGCGCGCGCGGCCGAGACGCAGGCCGAAGGCACCCTGAAGGCCGCGCAGCTCAATGTCGAATTCACCCATGTGCTGGCGCCGATCACCGGCCGCGTCAGCCGGCATCTGGTCACTCCGGGCAATCTGGTGCAGGGCAGCGAGGGTGGCGCGACGCTGCTTACCTCGATCGTGTCGCTCGATCCGATCTACATCTATTTCGACGTCGACGAGGCGACCTATCAGCGCAACAGCAAGCTGTGGTTCGAAGGCAGGCGGCCGAGCTCGCGCGACACGGCGAACCCGGTGCAGATCGCGTTGACCGGCGAAACCAAGCCCTCGCATGAGGGCAAGATGGACTTCCTCGACAACCGGCTCGACGTCTCGACCGCGACGCTGCGCAGCCGCGCGGTCGTTCCGAACAAGGATCTGTCGGTCCTGCCCGGCCAGTTCGGCCGCGTCCGAATCATCGGCTCCTCTCCCTATGAGGCGCTGCTGATCCCGGACAGCGCGGTTGCCACCGACCAGTCGCGCAAGATCGTGTTCGTGGTCAAGGACGACAACACGGTGGAAGCAAGGGCAGTCACGCTCGGGCCGCTCGACGATGGCCTGCGCGTCGTCCGCGAAGGCCTCAAGGCGGAGGATCACGTGATCGTCGACGGCCTGCAGCGCGCCCGCGTCGGCGCCAAGGTGACGCCGAAAATGGCGCAGGCTCCGGCGGATTCCAAGCCTGCGGCAGGCGACAAGCCCGCGGCCGCCGACAAGCCCGCCGCAGGTGCCAAACCATGA